The Silene latifolia isolate original U9 population chromosome 4, ASM4854445v1, whole genome shotgun sequence region ATTTGATGATTTCTCACATATTTTTGTCCAAATAATTGACTAAATACTTTATAGTTGCTGGATTTTCGTTTTTTCATCAATCAAAATTGATTCATTAAAGTTTTGTGGGTAATTATTCAATTAGATAAATGAATATTGTTTGTTTGTTGGTGAATGGTTCTATTGAACTTGAAGATCATAGTAGTTAGTTGTCATCTTCATGGCAATTGGTTTGCACCACTGATGGATGATgcgtgtaattttttttttttttttttttttttttttttttgctttttttccaCTTAATTTCTAGTAACCTGATGAACTATGAAGTTGTTTCCATTATTCTTGTATAATTGTTGTTCACCAATATAATGCTTGAATATTAGTTGATATGTACAACTTGCTTGTATGATTTGCGTAAATTATCAATAATGTCGTGTTGAGTTTGTTTACTCGATCTTGTATGCAGTTATGGCGCGTAGATTATTGTCCCGAAAGGAAAAAACTATTATTGGGCTTATTTGGTACATTAGGATGAGGGACATGATATTCATATGTTTTTGCTATTATATGATATCTATATTAGAAAACATGAAAGTACCTCGCAAAAAAAATGTTCACTCGGCCAAGCGAACATTGATACAAGGAATTGCAAACTTGAATGGGTTCCTTACTTCTGATAGTGCTTGTATAGATCAACTAAGAATGGATAAATTTACTTTTGATGTATTATGTGGACTTATTCGTTCACATGGTCTCTTAAACGAGTCAAAAAATATGTTCCTCGAAGAGAGAGTAGCTATATTTTTAAATATATTAGCACATGATCAGAAGCAAAGGATGCTTGTTAGACGCTTGAAAAGGTCGAAAGAAACTGTAAGTAGAAACTTTCGTCAAATTTTGAGAGCAGTTTTACGTCTATATCAATATTTGATAAAGACTCCACAACCTGTTCAAGAGGATTGCAATGATGCGAGGTGGAAATGGTTTAAGGTataatttagtttaatttaagtgagttttgaaatttttgataTAATAGATCTTTACTAAAAAAACGTTTTATAATAGAATTGCTTAGGAGCCTTAGACGGGACTCATATCATGCTAAAAGTTCCGGTTCATGAAAAACCAAAGTATCGTACAAGAAAGGGATTTATAGCTACAAATGTTCTAACAGCTTGTACCAAAGATATGCAATTTACTTATATTTTACCGGGGTGGGAAGGTTCAGCCGCTGATGGTAGAGTTCTCCAAGATGCGGTTAGTAGAAGACATCCATTTAAAGTTCCTCGGGGTGAGGATTTTTTCCTATTTTTACTTTCTTAGTCTTTAATTGTATGAGAGAGACAAAATTATTAAATCTTTCCTTAGTTTATATATTGGTAGGATACTATTATCTTGTCGATGCTGGGTTTACAAATGGTGAAGGCTTTCTTGCTCCATATAGGGGACAAAGATATCATCTCAATGAATGGAAAGATGGTCGTCAGCCAAACAACCATATGGAGTTTTTTAATATGAAGCATTCATCGGCAAGAAATGTAATTGAGAGGTGTTTTGGGTTATTGAAAATGCGTTGGGCAATACTTAGGAACAGTAGTTTTTATTCTGCTGATACACACACTGATATAATAAGCGCGTGTGCTCTTCTTCATAATCTCATTCGTCGAGAAATGAGTTTTGATCCAATGGAACCTCTCTTAGATACGGAATTTGGTAGACAATTTATGGATAATTCTCAAAACTATATCAATATTATTGATACATCTGGATCTTGGACGGAATGGCGAGACAAATTAGGTCGTGAAATGTATGATAGTTGGCGACAACGTAGACCTTTTAGGCATGTTGATCACAATGCTTGATGGTTTTGTGCTTCTGGTTTTGTGCTTATTATTATAGCTTGTAATCTTTTCGAATTATTATGATCCGTTATTTGTTATTGAAATAACAAATTTATATTTTTGTTCATCTATATTCTACTGTTTTAACATTTTTGTAATAATGCCTCTTGAAAAATGTGTATACGTAGAACCAGCACAATGACTGAAACAGGAGCAAGTACTGAAAAAATTAGTCCAAGAAGATGGACACTAGAAGAAGATACCTTGTTGGTAAACTTGTTACTATCTTTGCATGTGGACGGTAAATGGAAAGCTGAAGGTGGATTCAAATCTGGTTATCTTGTACATTTGGAGAAGTTAATTTTCGACAAAATGCCTGAAGCTGGACTCAAAGCAACCAATATTGATTCAAGGTTAGGTTATCTTAAGAAACGATTTAATGCACTCTTGGAGATTAAGCATAAGGGGAGCGGGTTTGGATGGGATGATGGTTTGAAGATGGTAACGGGTGATCGCAAGCTATTTGATGAATGGTGTAAGGTATTGCTTCACTCTTATATCCATTTTTATGCTAGGTTTGTTTTTAAGAATTGTACTTTCAATTGCAAtcaaatgaatttttttttgtatGGTCTTATTATACAGAGCCATAGGGATGCCAAAGGTTTGTACAGAAAGCCGTTTCCATTGTTTGATGCCATGGAAGAAATTTATTCAAAAGATAGGGCGACGGGTGTTAATAGCAATATGCCTCTTGATAGAGTTGATCAAGAGACTAATAATGAGATACGTAACGCTGAAACACAAAGTGCTGTTGAGGTGCCAAATGAAGAATCAGAAATCAGTAAGAGAACTCTAGATGAGACTTCAAATCGACCAACTAAGAAGAAGGCGCGCAAGAACAAAGAAATTCAAAATATGCAGAAGAGTTTTGAAAAACTTATGGGAACCATGTTAGAAAATAGCAATTCGCAAATAGCTCAGCTAACGGCGATGCTTGAAGGTCCTAAAAATTTCAAGACAGGCTTACGTGAAGAATTAGGGAAGGTTAACGGGATATCAAGGAATAATATTTTGACTTTGTTAATGACGATGGCTGAGAGTGATGTTGCTATCTTTCGAGATTTAACGGACGAGGATGAAAAATATGATTTTTTGGGTATGATTTTGGCTAGGGATTAAAGTTGCGTTGGAGGTAACGAATATTTGAATGTTCGACGGTAGAATGAAGCACGGTGACATTTTTTTTAGTTTGTTAATGGTTTTGAATAATGTTGGTGGAAAACACTGTTCTCCGTATGACAATTTCTTGAGAACTTATATTATTATATCTTTTGCTAAAATTAGTTTTTGATTCAAGATATTGCATAGAATTTTATTTAATTCCTCTTATACCAAACCTGGGGAATGATTACTCCAGTAATTATCTCCCTTGTATGCCAAACCTAAAAATTGGGATACATTTTCCCCCTGTATTAAACTCCCTAGTAATGATTACACTAGAATATTTACCCCTGGAAATATTACAAGGATTCCAGGCAAGCCCAAGGGTTAATTACCACGTATTTAATTATATATCGAAttttctaaaatgtgcccttagggcatatgttaataagttaattagagaaaatttgttgagaatatttcactaattatggtaaatgtAAGTTTGTACATCTATCTTTTATGATTTATTCTCAACAAACTTTCTATATTTAACTTATTaacatgtgccctaagggcacatgttagaaaaaccctaTATATAAATCATAAAAGACAACTAGGTCATCAATACTAATGTACTATGGACTATTTGatttaatttgtaaataaaataTGGAAAATTAGAACCCAAACCCTAATACCCTTATAATTTTCTAGTGTTTATATATTGTCAGACACCTTGAAGCACGCAACTACGCAAAAGATACGAATTATAAGGTCGATTTGAGTATGAAAATCAGAAAGACGGTCGCTTTTTTGCCTCCGGAAGTGTTATCAGAAGTTTTGAAATGGCTACCGGCGAGAAATTTGTTGAAATTAAGGTTCGTTTGCAAATTATGGAATTCGGTTATTTACGATCAGAGGTTCCATCAACAACACTATCTTCATCAATTACGGACGAAAGACGTTCAAAATTGTAAGTACGACTCAATGATTCTAAACCGTTACCTAGGAGAAATAAATTGGGGTGATTCTCTAACAGTTGCGAATATCTGCAGTGGTCGAACTCCCGAGACTGTTGGTAATATTAACGTAGTCGAATTCTGTAAAGGTAGAAAATTGATACGGGGTTACGTCGATGGACTCTTGTTACTCCGTGTTAAGTGGCCTCGGGTCGATAGTAGGGATAACACGATTTTCTTATGGAACCCGATGCTTGGGAAAGTCATAGATATCCCGGTTTCTGAATCGTTGATGAAGTCTACGGATAGTAATGTTGGGTTTGGGTTCGGGTTTGATACGAGAAGTAATAACTATAAGCTGGTGGCCCTTAATTTGAAGTTTTATGATCAGAAAACTAAGGTATATAACCTTGGTTCCTGTTCTTGGACCTCTCCGAAGGAGAAAAGAGGTTCGATTGACAATGTCAATTATTTGTCGAAAACTTCACATGCCTTTAATTTTGAAGGTGACATTTATTGGCTTGCTAGCGTTGGGAGAAAGGCAAATAATGTGACacattaccttcgttttaatttgtCGAGTGAGGCCTTCACTTGCTCAAAGTTGCCTGATTTTAAATACGATGGCAAACTAAAACAAGAATCGAGGTGCTTGTCAAccataaatgagtcacttgtaCTTGTAGATTGTTCGGTTTATAAGCATTCAAGACATATTCGTGTATGGATGAGGCGAAAGGATACCACGACATCCATAGACTCTTGGATCGAGTTATATAACTTGGATCATCGTAAAACGTTTATAAAGTTGACGAGTAATGGTGAAGCTTACTTAAGGTCACGGTCACCGTATCAGACGATATCTGTTTATGACTTAAAATCCGGGGAAGAAAAGGTCGGCTCAACAAACTCAAATAATAATATAGAAAGTTTGGCATTGTTAGGACAGCCACACACTAGGCTATTCCGTCCATctgtttcacaaaattttcataCGATTTAAGGTGACTATAATTTTTTTCTATGTTACTTACTTTGGTTTCTAAGATATATTCATTCACATGAATATGTATTCGATAGCAGTCATTTTTTTGCAGATGTCAGATAGGTTAATATGAAAATCATTACGAGTTGATACTTACCAACGATCAAGAATATGTCGGATTTCTCATACTACGCATTTTATTCCTGATTATCTTACGTATTTCTAGTCATATAGGAATTAGGATATTGATTTAGCTCCATGTGCTACGCGAGggggatcctctgtcccatttggtGTGCCAATGTGTGTGAGTGATATGTCAAAAGGTGAGTGGAGTGGCACACACAATGAGACACAAAAGTGGGACAAATGATCCTTACTGGCTGAACTTCGAAATTATCTGTCTATAATACGGAGTACTTTCTAAAACGGAGACCATTGTGTGAGTTGTGAGATTGTCTCGATACGAGGCAATCTTGAACAACTATTGTTAGAATATAAAACGAATCAAGGAACTTcaaccatcagcttaagcttttggttgagatggtttcttgacatggtatcagagcctggtgaccaaaaggtcacgggttcgaatcccACCCCCTCTATTCTAAAGTGGATAATCAGAACAGGCCAGGGAATCCCGCCTGCACCCACACTTCAAgcccaaaaagaaaaaaagggccTTCGTGTGAGGGGGAGTGTTAGAATATAAAACGAATCAAGGAACTTcaaccatcagcttaagcttttggttgagatggtttcttgacaaCTATATCCCTAAATGATCAATACTTCGTCTAATCGTCTTGGTACCCGGTCGTGATTTATCACCGGTACCGAGTATTATAAACATAACTAACTAATTTAATTGTGGACTACGAGGTCGACTCGAGTATTAAGGTAGAATTTCCATCCTTATCACGGTAAACAAATAGCGAGtgattgcattttttttttttttttttttttttggtaaaatgtaagtgtaatataaataaaaaatgGTGTTTCAAATACAATACAATCCTACGGCCGAGCACTTAATGAGATTACATAAATTTTAAACTACCAAGCCAATCTAATTCTTGAGTGTTTAACTTCGACTTATCCCGTTCTTTAATCCTCCTCTTCATATCATCACTAATCAGCAAGGCAATACTGATAGGCCTGATAACCAGCTGTTCTATTCGGCACTTGTTTCTCTGTTGCCATATCTGATACATAGTACTCAACACCATTGCATTCCTAACCTTCCTCTTCGTTTTTATACCAGTATTCTGATTGCACCAGTTCAGAGCATCCCTAACAGGAAGAGTAAGACCAGAAACTTCCTTCAGTTCAGCTATTACTCGACTGCTATATGCACACTCGAAAAAAAGATGATCCTGCGTCTCTTCTGTTTGACCACATAAAAAACACAAACCATCCACATCCATTCCAAAACTTTTCAGTTTGCTGTTCGTGTGCAGGGACCTGTGTGCAATGAGCCACCCCATGAATCTGTGCTTAGGCAAGTTCCAACTGTCCCATATAGCATTGTGCCATTCGACCTTAGTTCTTACATCTCGAAGCCATTCATAACATCCAGAAGGTGAGTAGCCAGTTTGTTGCACCTGCCATACCCCCTGGTTGTAACCAACGAGTGATTGCATTTGCAATGCACAAATCGACTTATTTGCTTTCACTACCATTGtcaaaggaaaaaaaaatccTCACTATTTCATTTCCTGTGATTTTCAATTTGAAAAAGaaattattgttttttttaattCGTATTCTGGATTATGGTAAGTCAAATATTTTCTATGACGTAAACATTGTCATTAACTGATCACAATTCTGGATGACAAAGATTCAAAAACaactttttttttccaaattgactaTCTTTATGAGACCTTTGGCTTAGGAAAATCTATTTTTATATCGTAAATTCGTAAGTAAGAGCATAAAATAATTGAGAAGTATAAGTGAACGATTCTCTAAAATAAAATACTCAAataatttttgtaatttaatataattaactATAAAAATAAATTAGTACATACATATCCTAAATTTGTAAGGGGATAATAAGAAAAGTAGCGAAACTCTTGCGACTATGGAGGAAATTAAACTATGCAAGTCGTGCCATTATAATGGTTCTACGAATTCTTTAAAGGGCTGTGTCGATGGAGTCTTCTTGGTCCGCAAGATTTGCTGTTACAATCGTAAAAACGAGATTTTCTTATGGAACCCGACACTTAGGAAAGTCAGTATTGATATCCCGCTTTATGGATCGTTAAAGAAGTTCAATTGGAATGTTGAATTCGGATTTGGGTTTGATTCGGTTACTAATATTTATAAGGTGGTGGCACTTCATTTGCAGGAGATGTTTGATTGACAATGTCACGTTTTTGTCGCAAAATTCATGTTCCGTGAATTTTGAAGGTTG contains the following coding sequences:
- the LOC141651154 gene encoding uncharacterized protein LOC141651154, giving the protein MCIRRTSTMTETGASTEKISPRRWTLEEDTLLVNLLLSLHVDGKWKAEGGFKSGYLVHLEKLIFDKMPEAGLKATNIDSRLGYLKKRFNALLEIKHKGSGFGWDDGLKMVTGDRKLFDEWCKSHRDAKGLYRKPFPLFDAMEEIYSKDRATGVNSNMPLDRVDQETNNEIRNAETQSAVEVPNEESEISKRTLDETSNRPTKKKARKNKEIQNMQKSFEKLMGTMLENSNSQIAQLTAMLEGPKNFKTGLREELGKVNGISRNNILTLLMTMAESDVAIFRDLTDEDEKYDFLGMILARD
- the LOC141651155 gene encoding uncharacterized protein LOC141651155, whose translation is MVVKANKSICALQMQSLVGYNQGVWQVQQTGYSPSGCYEWLRDVRTKVEWHNAIWDSWNLPKHRFMGWLIAHRSLHTNSKLKSFGMDVDGLCFLCGQTEETQDHLFFECAYSSRVIAELKEVSGLTLPVRDALNWCNQNTGIKTKRKVRNAMVLSTMYQIWQQRNKCRIEQLVIRPISIALLISDDMKRRIKERDKSKLNTQELDWLGSLKFM